A single region of the Pseudalkalibacillus berkeleyi genome encodes:
- a CDS encoding aspartate aminotransferase family protein — translation MTLTNPELSDHTEKSASLYDQACEVIPGGVTANIKYFKPHPLVMERGEKSHLFDVDGNEYIDYLLCYGALILGHGHHSVFEAVQNQMTQAGTTIFGTPHRLEIEMANKLIDLYPGIEMVRYTNSGLEATQLALRIASAYTGKSKVAKFEGHYHGGYDQVLLSVNPDESKAGLDAAPNAVPESSGISDHHVKNTLILPFNNINATEKLLREHAKDLSAVIIEPVQGGFIPAKQSFLNGLRKVTEELGILLIFDEVKTGFRLGLGGAQEIYNIKPDLTALGKVLGGGFPVGAVGGKKEIMMISASNKGRDILTAGANNNHKNEVLFHSGTYNGHPTVLAAGLATIHVLEQGSMMKDLISKTESLRSQLESLYASKNIPMKTVGIGSIFNILFTKSAIENYRDMKHADRNLREKIDYELLKLGIYTKPLNRYSMSVVHTDEDILATVHAHEKAIERVVENES, via the coding sequence ATGACTTTAACCAATCCAGAGTTATCTGATCACACAGAAAAATCTGCATCACTTTACGATCAAGCGTGTGAAGTCATACCAGGAGGCGTTACTGCTAACATAAAATATTTCAAGCCTCATCCATTAGTTATGGAGCGTGGGGAAAAGAGCCATTTGTTCGATGTAGATGGTAATGAATACATTGATTACTTGTTATGTTACGGGGCACTTATTCTTGGTCATGGTCACCACAGTGTATTTGAAGCGGTCCAGAATCAGATGACACAAGCGGGCACTACTATATTCGGAACGCCACATCGACTTGAAATTGAAATGGCTAATAAATTGATTGACTTGTACCCTGGAATTGAAATGGTCCGTTACACGAATTCAGGTCTAGAAGCGACCCAATTAGCATTGCGTATAGCGTCTGCATATACAGGTAAGTCAAAGGTAGCAAAATTTGAAGGACATTATCACGGCGGCTATGATCAAGTACTCTTAAGTGTAAATCCCGATGAATCTAAAGCAGGATTGGATGCTGCACCGAATGCCGTACCTGAATCGAGTGGCATATCTGATCACCATGTCAAAAATACACTCATACTCCCCTTCAATAATATTAACGCGACAGAAAAATTATTAAGAGAGCATGCAAAGGATTTAAGTGCTGTGATTATTGAACCCGTCCAAGGAGGCTTTATCCCAGCCAAGCAATCCTTTCTTAATGGATTACGAAAGGTTACAGAAGAGCTAGGAATATTATTAATCTTTGATGAGGTGAAAACCGGTTTCAGATTAGGGCTTGGTGGGGCTCAAGAAATTTACAATATCAAACCGGACTTAACTGCACTTGGTAAAGTGCTTGGTGGTGGTTTTCCAGTTGGGGCTGTAGGTGGTAAAAAGGAAATTATGATGATTAGTGCTTCTAACAAAGGAAGAGATATTTTAACAGCTGGTGCAAATAATAATCACAAAAATGAAGTGCTGTTCCATAGTGGTACTTATAATGGTCATCCAACCGTACTAGCTGCTGGTCTTGCGACGATTCATGTGTTAGAACAAGGATCAATGATGAAAGACCTCATTTCAAAAACAGAATCTCTACGATCTCAACTTGAGAGCCTTTATGCTAGTAAAAATATTCCGATGAAAACTGTCGGGATCGGTAGTATTTTTAATATCTTGTTTACAAAGTCAGCTATCGAAAATTACCGAGACATGAAACATGCTGACCGTAACTTACGTGAGAAAATCGATTATGAATTACTGAAGTTGGGTATCTATACAAAACCACTTAACCGGTACTCTATGTCGGTCGTCCATACGGATGAAGATATCCTTGCAACTGTACATGCACACGAAAAAGCAATTGAACGAGTTGTAGAAAATGAATCATAA
- a CDS encoding SbcC/MukB-like Walker B domain-containing protein, producing the protein MRPIHLSVAGLHSFREKQDVDFQTLCDGGVFGIFGPTGSGKSSLLDAVTLALYGKVERAANTIQGIMNHAEDQLNVSFTFELGEGTSAKRYKVDRTYKRGKNDAIRTSTCRLIEVINEEHVVMADKERDVTSEVEQILGLTLTDFTRAVVLPQGKFAEFLSLKGAERRQMLQRLFRLEQYGDLLNQRLKKRAEETNIFLKEIVAEQQGLGDASQELITELEKRLKETIENVKVKNQLLSKKEVQFEHYRQIWQWQEELNGVKERLHALAQQEPEVKKLAQQLEAAKVADALVPYVNELENILNEQQDWTYKRDQLTKKVEHSSEIANKTVEELKAIRKHRAEHEPKLYEQLQQLKQASDLDKERTLLRSRLKEDQLKLRKQKEELEHAETELINFREKKQKALKRQTEIKQKIESNTISIEDRNRLRDGITLKKEIESKQQSKDERQKEFKKLTQVVSQLDQTIEKQTREKDQLKKKMGYLLYHTETIFNRVCEHERVIETAKSGIESTLKDSIENQRKLELNSLSAQVAEHLDSGEACPVCGSIDHPKPATHSVENRDYREVIQDLEQTLTDIKNEEIAIKHSKKDLEYLFETIQEYVQKEELSGNEIAATSFDPIDQTMQTTEELKQYLHILQTETKGFKQDLIELKEKKNQYTKLYSACDKEWIESKTSQNTYSQELVKTNEKKVELEEQIQVLENRWNEQYHSMPYHDIEQLQSDMDKRDQELTDLNQRYDKSVSFLYELEDTITQCVDRVQTKKLSYSELNADIKSSEKRLQECTSLILERCGEENPDELIRSVQLEMDTLKRNEQAIQQTSESESAKLQTHEKDLEVAKSALEQVNKRLQVAQRQWDEKSVSTIFESREQVKDAIIPLEKQNVWEKRIQAFHNEKIQQEHDQSRLLKQLNNKEISEFEWQKVQSELSEAKQAKEKALSENARLDGEVEEVKKRAVKYNELEVKREEYEEVAERLGKLQAVFRGNSFVEFIAEEQLNQVARDASQRLGELTRQRYALEVDSTGGFVIRDDANGGVRRPVTSLSGGETFLTSLALALSLSAQIQLQGEYPLEFFFLDEGFGTLDQSLLDTVISALERLQMQQVSVGVISHVPELRARLPRKLIVEPATPSGKGSTVSIETL; encoded by the coding sequence ATGAGACCTATACACCTATCTGTAGCTGGATTACATAGTTTTCGCGAGAAGCAGGATGTTGATTTCCAAACACTTTGTGATGGTGGTGTATTTGGTATCTTTGGTCCGACAGGTAGCGGGAAATCCTCACTACTAGATGCTGTCACTCTTGCCTTATACGGTAAAGTCGAAAGAGCTGCAAACACGATTCAAGGAATAATGAATCATGCAGAAGACCAATTAAATGTTAGTTTTACATTTGAACTTGGAGAGGGTACATCTGCGAAAAGATACAAAGTAGATCGTACCTATAAACGTGGAAAAAATGATGCAATAAGAACGAGTACTTGTCGACTCATTGAGGTTATTAACGAAGAACATGTTGTAATGGCTGACAAGGAAAGGGATGTCACTTCTGAAGTTGAACAAATTTTAGGGCTGACATTAACTGATTTTACCCGTGCAGTTGTTTTACCTCAAGGGAAGTTTGCTGAATTCCTTTCATTGAAAGGTGCAGAGCGACGACAGATGCTTCAACGCCTTTTTCGACTAGAGCAGTATGGGGACCTTCTTAATCAGCGATTAAAGAAGAGAGCGGAAGAAACAAACATATTTCTTAAGGAAATTGTTGCAGAACAACAAGGACTAGGAGATGCTTCTCAAGAACTGATTACAGAACTTGAAAAACGTTTAAAAGAAACAATTGAAAACGTAAAGGTTAAAAACCAATTGTTAAGTAAAAAAGAAGTTCAGTTTGAGCATTATAGACAAATTTGGCAATGGCAAGAAGAATTAAATGGTGTGAAGGAAAGACTTCACGCCTTAGCACAACAAGAGCCTGAAGTGAAAAAGTTGGCTCAACAGCTAGAGGCAGCAAAAGTGGCCGATGCTTTAGTTCCTTATGTAAATGAACTGGAAAATATATTAAATGAACAGCAAGATTGGACCTATAAGCGTGACCAATTAACAAAAAAGGTCGAACACTCATCCGAAATTGCGAATAAAACTGTTGAAGAGTTAAAGGCAATCCGAAAACATAGAGCTGAACATGAACCTAAGTTATACGAACAATTGCAACAGTTAAAGCAAGCTAGTGACCTCGACAAGGAAAGGACACTGCTAAGATCCCGCCTCAAGGAAGACCAGTTGAAACTTCGCAAGCAAAAAGAAGAATTAGAGCATGCTGAAACAGAATTAATCAACTTTAGAGAAAAGAAGCAAAAAGCTTTAAAGCGACAAACAGAAATCAAGCAGAAAATTGAATCCAATACGATCTCAATTGAAGACAGAAATCGATTGAGAGACGGTATAACACTCAAAAAAGAAATTGAATCGAAACAACAATCGAAAGATGAACGTCAAAAGGAATTTAAAAAACTAACACAGGTTGTTTCACAGTTGGACCAAACAATTGAGAAGCAAACACGTGAAAAAGACCAACTGAAAAAGAAAATGGGTTATCTCCTATATCATACCGAAACCATTTTCAATCGAGTTTGTGAACATGAACGAGTCATTGAAACAGCGAAAAGTGGAATCGAAAGCACATTAAAGGACTCCATAGAAAATCAAAGAAAACTTGAGCTGAACTCTTTATCAGCGCAAGTTGCGGAACATCTAGATTCAGGAGAGGCATGTCCTGTTTGTGGATCAATTGACCATCCAAAACCAGCAACACATTCTGTAGAAAACCGTGATTATCGAGAAGTGATTCAAGATCTTGAACAAACATTAACAGACATTAAGAATGAAGAAATCGCAATCAAGCACAGCAAAAAAGACTTAGAGTACTTGTTCGAAACCATACAGGAATATGTTCAAAAAGAAGAGCTTAGTGGAAATGAAATTGCAGCTACATCATTTGATCCAATTGACCAAACTATGCAAACGACTGAAGAACTAAAGCAATACTTGCATATACTTCAAACTGAAACAAAAGGCTTTAAACAAGACCTAATTGAACTTAAAGAAAAGAAAAATCAATATACAAAGTTGTACTCTGCTTGTGATAAAGAGTGGATTGAAAGTAAAACCTCTCAAAATACTTATTCTCAAGAACTTGTAAAGACGAATGAGAAGAAAGTAGAACTAGAAGAACAAATTCAAGTTTTAGAAAACCGTTGGAATGAGCAATATCATTCAATGCCTTACCATGACATTGAACAACTACAGAGTGACATGGATAAGAGAGACCAAGAATTAACTGATTTAAACCAACGTTATGACAAAAGCGTTTCGTTCTTATATGAACTAGAGGATACAATTACGCAATGTGTTGACCGCGTACAGACGAAGAAATTATCATATTCCGAACTGAATGCTGATATCAAATCTTCTGAAAAGAGGCTCCAAGAGTGTACAAGTTTGATTCTTGAACGTTGCGGAGAAGAGAATCCAGACGAGTTGATTCGATCAGTTCAATTAGAAATGGATACATTGAAGCGAAATGAACAAGCAATCCAACAAACCAGTGAGTCTGAATCTGCGAAACTTCAAACGCATGAAAAGGACTTAGAGGTTGCAAAATCTGCACTAGAACAAGTCAATAAACGTCTACAAGTTGCGCAAAGGCAATGGGATGAAAAGTCGGTATCTACTATTTTTGAATCTAGAGAACAGGTTAAGGATGCGATTATACCGCTTGAAAAGCAGAATGTATGGGAAAAGCGAATTCAAGCATTTCATAACGAAAAAATTCAGCAAGAACATGATCAAAGCAGACTGCTCAAACAATTAAATAACAAAGAAATTAGTGAATTTGAATGGCAAAAGGTACAGTCTGAGTTATCTGAAGCTAAACAAGCAAAAGAAAAAGCACTTTCAGAAAATGCTAGGCTTGATGGTGAAGTAGAAGAAGTTAAGAAACGTGCAGTAAAGTACAATGAGCTTGAGGTGAAACGAGAAGAATATGAAGAAGTTGCCGAACGACTCGGAAAGTTGCAAGCTGTATTTAGAGGGAACAGTTTTGTAGAATTCATAGCGGAAGAACAGCTCAACCAGGTTGCTAGAGATGCTTCACAGCGGTTAGGCGAATTGACTAGGCAGAGGTATGCGCTAGAGGTTGATTCAACAGGAGGCTTTGTTATTCGAGACGATGCAAATGGAGGCGTCCGACGTCCTGTCACATCACTCTCTGGAGGAGAAACATTCCTTACATCACTTGCTTTAGCATTGTCATTGTCAGCTCAAATTCAATTACAGGGTGAGTATCCACTCGAATTTTTCTTCCTAGATGAAGGGTTTGGAACATTAGACCAATCTTTACTTGATACCGTGATTTCAGCACTAGAACGATTACAAATGCAACAAGTTTCTGTTGGGGTGATTTCACATGTACCGGAGTTAAGAGCGAGACTCCCTAGAAAGCTAATCGTAGAACCTGCAACGCCTTCAGGAAAAGGAAGTACTGTCTCAATTGAAACTTTATAA
- a CDS encoding class I SAM-dependent DNA methyltransferase, which produces MILRNRKETLELFDTWAGTYDEYIQDPKGPLLGYESSLVEAASWLEKRSFHSILDIGIGTGNFASRFNGKNIFGVDLSQKMIIECKHQHPDYHLSLGTFTKNNQSSRMFDLTVSSFAFHEVDSEERPDACKETHRILKDEGLFLLVDIMFASKTARDDARKLIGKYWDSSEDYPLISDTDEALRSVGFKSILWKQTGPYHWAVISQK; this is translated from the coding sequence ATGATTTTGAGAAATAGAAAAGAGACACTAGAATTATTTGATACTTGGGCAGGTACATATGATGAATATATACAAGACCCTAAGGGACCTTTACTAGGTTATGAGTCAAGCTTAGTAGAAGCAGCAAGTTGGCTAGAAAAGAGATCCTTCCATTCCATATTGGATATAGGGATTGGAACGGGGAATTTTGCGAGTCGTTTTAATGGCAAGAACATTTTCGGTGTGGATCTATCTCAAAAAATGATCATAGAGTGCAAACATCAGCATCCAGACTATCATTTATCTCTTGGAACTTTTACAAAGAACAATCAGTCTTCAAGGATGTTCGATTTGACGGTTTCAAGTTTCGCCTTTCACGAAGTAGATTCTGAAGAACGTCCTGACGCTTGTAAGGAAACCCATCGTATTTTGAAGGACGAAGGCTTATTTCTACTCGTTGATATCATGTTTGCATCTAAAACAGCGAGAGATGATGCGAGAAAATTGATCGGAAAGTACTGGGATTCATCAGAAGACTATCCTCTCATTTCCGATACGGATGAAGCACTAAGAAGTGTAGGTTTCAAGTCGATTCTGTGGAAACAGACAGGTCCCTATCACTGGGCTGTCATCTCACAAAAATAG
- the addA gene encoding helicase-exonuclease AddAB subunit AddA → MREVIPKPEGAQWTDEQWQAITARGEDILVAAAAGSGKTAVLVERIIRRLTEKDGVDVDRLLIVTFTNAAAAEMRKRIGIALEKELKEKPGSLHLRRQLTLLNRASISTLHSFCIEVLRKYYYQLDLDPNFRIADETEVELIRQEVLEELLEVEYGKESNEPFYDLVDRFSNDRGDDEIQKMITRLYDFSRSYPWPEIWLNRMVEKYALSHNADKLEDLPWTSELIQDVQLQLRGMLELIEQAKEWSLLPGGPHPYFETLQEDEQLIRNLIHAGMDSWSAIYEAFQGSSFSRLKACKGDDFDDALKEQVKSIRDRVKKQVDSLKEDLFSRSPESYIHHIQELAPVMKTLVELVTQFSNQFQAAKKEKALVDFSDLEHYCLEILTGASSSETELVPSQAAEEYRQKFIEVLVDEYQDTNLVQESIVQLVTKEQGEGANLFMVGDVKQSIYRFRLAEPTLFLDKYKRYFDSQPGEGVRIDLSRNFRSRRDVIDSTNFLFKQIMNETVGEIEYDEAAKLRLGADFPQNEQANTELVLIDRSDEEQEVDEDIENLESIQLEARWMATRIKELIGHNDDQAPYQIYDGKLKQHRPITYRDIVILLRSTATAAPTIQEEFKKQGIPAYADLSSGYFEAVEVSVMMSLLQVIDNPYQDISLASVLRSPVIALTGEELAEIRVANKKGSYYEALVSYLKVAEPSSTLEKVNFFYKNLQRWRTKARQGDLSDLIWQIYRETGYYDYVGGMPGGQQRQANLRALYDRARQYENTSFRGLFRFLRFIERMKDQGKDLGAARALGEQEDVVRIMTIHKSKGLEFPVVMLANLNKRFNEMDMRGGFLLHKEIGLGAKFMNPTHRVSYPTLPQLAIQKRLRMEMVAEEMRILYVALTRAKEKLILIGAVKNLDKQLQQWQHMIARKGWLLPDFERASAKSYLDWIGPAVIRHPSMELLRERIGSSSVIDEDLSATEDRWNLTLLQSKDIKVVDHEAMEEKNDLLEQIKEFKQVTAKEVTDIEARLSWQYPYQQSKKHMSKQSVTELKRNIESRDEYGDTTLVRQFRGPIGDRPSFLQEKSMTAAEKGTAMHLVMQHLTTKATFSHDVIRETVAELVNRELMTETQADSVDIDSISLFFDTEVGHYFKNNANIFREVPFSLALPAKEAYTDWQGKNDEHVLVQGVMDCVIEEEDGFILLDYKTDGIKNRFEDFEKARPILEKRYAVQLDLYAKAIEEIWKKPCKEKYLYFFDGGHLLRLP, encoded by the coding sequence ATGCGTGAAGTTATTCCTAAACCAGAAGGTGCACAGTGGACTGATGAACAATGGCAAGCGATTACAGCCCGTGGAGAAGACATCTTAGTTGCAGCAGCTGCAGGCTCAGGGAAAACAGCTGTGCTAGTAGAGAGGATCATCCGCCGTCTGACTGAAAAAGACGGTGTCGATGTCGATCGTTTGCTAATTGTTACGTTCACTAATGCTGCTGCGGCTGAGATGAGGAAGAGAATAGGGATTGCATTAGAGAAAGAATTGAAGGAAAAGCCAGGCTCACTACATTTGAGAAGACAGTTGACATTGCTGAACAGGGCATCCATTTCAACCCTTCACTCTTTCTGTATAGAAGTTTTGCGCAAATATTACTACCAGCTTGATTTAGATCCTAACTTCAGGATTGCTGACGAAACAGAAGTAGAATTAATTCGACAAGAGGTTTTAGAAGAGTTATTAGAGGTGGAGTACGGAAAAGAAAGTAATGAGCCATTTTACGATTTAGTCGATCGATTCAGCAATGACCGTGGAGATGATGAGATACAAAAGATGATTACCCGTCTTTATGATTTTTCACGAAGTTATCCCTGGCCTGAAATCTGGCTTAATCGGATGGTTGAGAAGTATGCATTGAGCCACAATGCTGACAAGCTAGAAGACTTACCTTGGACAAGTGAATTAATACAAGATGTTCAACTGCAATTACGGGGCATGTTGGAATTGATTGAACAGGCGAAGGAGTGGTCTTTGTTACCAGGAGGTCCACATCCTTATTTTGAAACACTCCAAGAAGATGAGCAGCTCATTAGAAATTTGATTCATGCGGGGATGGATTCTTGGTCAGCAATATATGAAGCGTTTCAAGGGTCATCATTCTCAAGGTTGAAGGCCTGTAAAGGGGATGACTTTGATGATGCTTTAAAGGAACAAGTGAAATCCATTCGTGACCGAGTGAAAAAGCAAGTTGATAGCTTGAAAGAAGATTTATTCAGCAGAAGTCCGGAATCCTATATACATCACATACAGGAATTGGCACCCGTCATGAAAACGCTCGTAGAATTGGTCACTCAATTTTCTAACCAATTCCAAGCAGCGAAAAAGGAAAAGGCACTTGTGGATTTTTCTGACTTAGAACACTACTGCCTTGAAATCCTCACCGGAGCATCTAGTTCAGAAACCGAGCTTGTGCCGTCACAAGCAGCGGAGGAGTATCGTCAAAAGTTCATTGAAGTACTCGTCGATGAATACCAGGATACGAATCTTGTACAGGAATCAATTGTACAGCTTGTCACGAAGGAACAAGGCGAAGGTGCTAACTTGTTTATGGTCGGGGATGTTAAACAAAGTATTTATCGCTTTCGATTAGCAGAGCCTACTTTGTTCCTTGATAAATATAAGCGGTATTTTGATTCTCAACCTGGTGAGGGCGTTCGTATTGATTTATCACGTAACTTCCGAAGTCGTAGGGATGTCATTGACAGTACGAATTTCTTGTTTAAGCAGATTATGAACGAAACAGTAGGTGAAATTGAGTACGATGAAGCCGCAAAATTACGGCTAGGTGCAGACTTTCCTCAAAACGAACAAGCTAATACAGAATTGGTATTAATCGATCGTAGTGATGAAGAACAGGAAGTTGACGAAGATATTGAAAACTTGGAATCCATTCAACTCGAGGCAAGATGGATGGCTACACGTATTAAGGAATTAATTGGTCATAATGATGATCAGGCACCCTATCAAATTTATGATGGAAAACTGAAGCAACACCGGCCTATAACGTATCGTGATATTGTCATATTATTGCGTTCAACTGCAACGGCAGCACCAACGATTCAAGAAGAATTCAAAAAGCAAGGAATCCCTGCTTATGCTGACCTATCCTCAGGATATTTTGAAGCAGTAGAAGTTTCAGTCATGATGTCTTTACTTCAAGTTATTGATAATCCATATCAGGATATCTCATTAGCATCAGTTCTGCGATCTCCGGTAATTGCGTTAACAGGTGAGGAGTTAGCTGAAATAAGAGTCGCCAATAAGAAAGGATCCTATTATGAAGCACTCGTTTCTTATTTGAAAGTTGCAGAGCCGTCATCAACCCTTGAGAAAGTAAATTTCTTTTATAAAAATTTGCAACGCTGGAGAACGAAGGCGCGACAAGGAGACCTATCTGATTTAATCTGGCAAATATACCGTGAAACGGGTTATTACGACTATGTTGGCGGCATGCCGGGCGGACAACAAAGGCAGGCTAATTTAAGGGCACTTTATGATAGAGCGCGACAATATGAGAATACTTCTTTTAGAGGACTATTCCGATTCCTCAGATTTATCGAGAGAATGAAAGACCAAGGTAAAGACTTAGGAGCGGCAAGAGCATTAGGAGAGCAAGAAGATGTTGTGAGAATTATGACCATCCATAAAAGTAAAGGATTAGAATTCCCAGTAGTCATGCTGGCTAATTTAAACAAAAGGTTTAATGAGATGGATATGCGGGGTGGCTTTCTTCTACACAAAGAAATTGGCCTTGGTGCGAAATTCATGAATCCTACTCATAGGGTTAGCTATCCAACGTTACCACAGCTAGCCATCCAAAAGCGTCTCCGCATGGAAATGGTCGCTGAAGAGATGAGAATTCTTTACGTTGCTTTAACGAGAGCGAAAGAAAAACTGATTTTGATAGGTGCAGTAAAGAATTTGGACAAACAGTTGCAGCAATGGCAACATATGATTGCCCGTAAAGGCTGGCTTTTACCAGATTTTGAGAGAGCATCTGCAAAATCCTATTTGGACTGGATTGGTCCTGCAGTTATCCGTCATCCAAGCATGGAGTTGCTTAGGGAACGGATTGGGTCTTCTAGTGTGATTGATGAGGATCTATCCGCTACAGAAGACAGATGGAATTTGACTTTATTGCAATCAAAAGACATAAAAGTAGTAGATCATGAAGCGATGGAAGAAAAAAATGATTTATTGGAACAAATTAAAGAGTTCAAGCAAGTAACTGCTAAAGAAGTAACAGATATTGAAGCTAGATTATCTTGGCAATATCCATATCAACAATCTAAGAAACATATGTCGAAGCAGTCCGTTACTGAGCTTAAGAGAAATATTGAATCTCGAGATGAGTACGGAGATACGACACTTGTTAGGCAGTTCCGAGGTCCTATTGGGGACAGACCGAGTTTCTTACAAGAAAAATCGATGACAGCAGCAGAAAAAGGTACAGCGATGCATTTAGTTATGCAACACTTGACTACCAAAGCAACGTTTTCTCATGATGTAATTCGTGAAACCGTTGCAGAACTTGTAAATCGTGAACTAATGACGGAAACACAAGCAGATTCAGTTGATATAGATTCGATTTCGTTATTTTTCGATACAGAGGTGGGGCATTATTTCAAAAATAATGCAAACATATTCAGAGAAGTACCTTTCAGTTTAGCGCTACCTGCAAAGGAAGCATATACGGATTGGCAAGGTAAAAATGACGAACATGTCCTCGTTCAAGGCGTAATGGATTGCGTCATTGAAGAAGAGGATGGTTTCATCCTATTAGACTACAAAACAGATGGGATTAAGAATCGGTTTGAAGACTTTGAAAAGGCTCGGCCTATTCTTGAAAAAAGGTATGCTGTGCAATTAGATTTATACGCAAAGGCAATAGAAGAAATTTGGAAGAAACCTTGTAAGGAAAAATACTTATACTTTTTTGATGGTGGACATCTACTGCGTCTACCATAA
- a CDS encoding exonuclease SbcCD subunit D, producing the protein MRLLHTADWHLGRTLEGRSRLTEQEHFLQELCEIVKEECIDVVLMAGDVFDTVNPPAAAEQLFYEYMAKLTEEKNCKVVIIAGNHDNPDRLSASGPIASMHGIEIIGYPTMKPLEMTIPSTGETLKVAGLPYPSESRLKELLTESFDEETLRDAYDVRIEKLFNELCDQFDGSSVNIAMSHIYVAGGRETDSERPIQVGGAYTVTADALPSKAQYVALGHLHRPQTFKRSAAGNARYSGSPIAYSFSEAGQAKSVTVIDVQPGSEAVTREVFLSSGKPLVKWKADEGLQQVYKWLDEEKDIHAWIDLEIHLKDTLSMEEIHKLRNARDGFIHIRPVFEEMEATEEKQRLSDLPIDELFKRFYERQTNGGTPDEKSVQLFMELIDSYEGRENQ; encoded by the coding sequence GTGAGACTACTGCACACTGCCGATTGGCATCTAGGTCGTACTTTAGAAGGTAGAAGTCGATTAACGGAACAAGAGCATTTTTTACAGGAGCTATGCGAGATCGTAAAAGAAGAATGTATTGATGTCGTATTAATGGCTGGCGACGTTTTTGATACCGTTAATCCACCCGCGGCCGCTGAACAACTATTCTATGAATATATGGCAAAATTAACAGAAGAAAAGAATTGTAAAGTTGTCATCATAGCAGGAAACCATGATAACCCAGATCGATTAAGTGCTTCTGGTCCAATTGCTTCTATGCACGGTATTGAAATCATCGGTTACCCAACAATGAAGCCACTTGAAATGACAATCCCGTCGACCGGTGAAACTTTAAAGGTTGCAGGCCTACCTTATCCTTCAGAATCACGCTTAAAAGAACTATTGACAGAGTCTTTCGATGAAGAAACGTTGAGAGATGCTTATGATGTGCGAATAGAAAAGTTGTTTAATGAGCTTTGTGACCAATTTGACGGTTCCTCGGTTAACATTGCAATGAGTCATATCTATGTTGCAGGAGGACGAGAAACAGATTCTGAAAGACCTATTCAAGTTGGGGGAGCATATACGGTTACAGCAGACGCACTCCCATCAAAAGCACAATATGTCGCTTTAGGTCATCTTCACCGTCCACAAACGTTTAAGAGATCTGCTGCCGGTAATGCAAGGTACTCTGGTTCTCCAATCGCATATAGTTTTTCAGAGGCTGGTCAGGCAAAATCGGTAACAGTTATAGATGTACAACCTGGTTCAGAGGCAGTAACAAGAGAAGTCTTTCTATCTAGTGGAAAACCTTTAGTCAAATGGAAGGCTGACGAAGGGTTACAACAAGTTTACAAGTGGTTAGATGAAGAGAAGGACATCCATGCCTGGATTGATTTAGAGATCCACTTAAAGGACACGCTAAGCATGGAAGAAATTCATAAACTAAGAAATGCTCGTGATGGATTCATTCATATAAGACCAGTTTTTGAGGAGATGGAGGCAACTGAAGAGAAACAAAGATTATCAGATTTGCCCATTGATGAGCTATTCAAACGATTTTATGAGCGCCAAACAAATGGTGGCACACCAGATGAGAAATCAGTCCAATTATTCATGGAGTTAATCGATTCGTATGAAGGGAGGGAGAATCAATGA